Below is a window of Malania oleifera isolate guangnan ecotype guangnan chromosome 1, ASM2987363v1, whole genome shotgun sequence DNA.
TGGCTCTGTTGTTTCCTTATACCACTTGGATGAAACTGCTGTATTTGTTCAGTTCAGCAATGCAGAACTGGTCTCCCATTTTTTGAGTTTGAAGGAAACCTTAGAGAGAAATAATGACCCGGTATCTGTTTTGCATCCCCTCTCTGGATTATTGGAAGGTGGAAACACTCGTGCTGCTAGTTATGAAATTTATAGAGAGATTTGCAGTTCGCCCATCTCAAAAGTCTTGTTTGCAGATCAGGCAGAGGCTGTTGGTATTAAATGGAAAACCCTACTCGTTGAATCATCCAAGATTGAGACCCAGGAACAAAATAGCCCTAGCAAAAATGTTGCAAATGCCATTCCAGATTCTGCTCACAAAAGCAGGACACAGGGGACAGACGATGTAATGTACAATCCAACTTGTGGCCATGTCTCGGGTGATAGAATTATAGATTATCTGTGTGCTGTCAAAACATGACCTGTTGAACCATTAGAAACCTGATTTGTATTATTCCAGCCCAACCAATTTTGGATTAAGTTGATGTATTTTTTTAAACAAGAAAATTTCCTTGTAGTATTATATTGAAGTTTTGTAAATGAACTTGGGAATTGTACCAATGACAGCAGATAAAATTCAAATTATGATAGATTTCTAGACATTCACCACTCCTATTTTGgtttcaaaattatatttctgTACTCTACAGGTCATTTCTGTCCAAGCTCGAGCTAATCAACTGTTGATTCTCAAGTATTTCAGAGCAAAAAACAGTGAATGAAACTTAAAAACTATTATTTGGATGATCATTAGAAGCAAccaaaatgaataataataataataataacaacagcCATACAATATCAATCAATTGCAATACGACTAAATAGACCACAAATTAAACACCCATACCATCCACCTaacaaaatgaaagaaagaagTACCACAACTCTCATTCTACTTCCTACATGAACAGATAAAGAATGACCAGAACCCCTCCAAGAGCAGTCATGAAATAGGATGCAAGCGAAAGCTTGGTGGTAGAATTCAGGTTCATGGAGGGCGGCCCCCAGTTGTCAGACATCCATCCATGGCCACCTTCTGATCCTGTACTGCTGCTTGCCCCCTCTGCATCTGGTGAAGCTGCTGATTCCGGGGCGTGGACTTCAGATTGCACCATTACTCGTACAATCAGTTTCTGCCCGGATTGGCAGTGGCCAGGCTCCCCACTGATGAAGTAGAAAAACCCGTACCTGTCGAATCGAAAAGTCGTGTTCCCATCTTCAAACTTGGAGATTGGGTTTGTCGTGATGCAGCTCTCATAGTCTCCCTTGCTCACTTCAAGCACCGAGTCCTCCTGGTACTTGAAATCTGAAACAAATCAATACCCAAAAAAGAAATTATAGTAAATTGATCATAGAACAAAACCATTCAACTAAAAGCTTTCGCACCAATGAAGAGCTTACAAATGGAATCCCCGACATGGAATCGGTTTTTAGTAGCCCATTCATTGTAAATGTCGCTCTCGTTTATGGTGGGCTCGATCCAGCCTCTATGGCCACCGACTTGAAACTGATAAGAAGACACGGAGAGACTAGCCACGGAAATGATCATGAAGAGAagagggaaaaagaagaaaggaagagcAGAAGCCATTGTTTGGCGAATCTGATCACTGAGTATTTGCATAGTACATCTGGGGTTGttcttataattatatatataggaTAGGAAGATGGGAAGAGGAGGTTTGATGACAGTTAAGTTGGTTATCGTGTGAGGGGGTGGTAGTGGGGTGGGGCAGTTAAAGCCAGTCCAAAGCATGCACATTGCGTATGATCAACTGATTGAACGGCTGTGATCTTAATTCCAAGCCGCCGGACCATGATGGCTGATGGAGGCTCCTGATTGGGTGATTGTGGGCAGTTTCTAATTCACATTAAGCGCGCCCTGCAAAACTGCCAATAAACTTCTTTGTCTTGGGAGTACAgaatgtaaaattatatataacttaaaAACATATGAATTTAAGTGAACTAAAATAGTGAATGGAACGGAAGTTTCACGTATAGAATCTATATGAGCAATTTTGAGTTTCATTTAAGTCAATTAAATCTTTTGTATTaaatatttgaatatatatatatataacataattggATGCCTGCCAAATGTGATTTTTATATGCTCTTTATAAAACAATCAAAGTGAAATTCAGATGATCCTTTCTGTCACATTCCCAAGAGCTTACCCGGCCTGATAGGGAAAAGAAATTAGGTCCTATACGTTTGCTAGATGGTGGGGGTCCGAGGGGGTCTAAAACTAATATCGTAATTATTGTTGTTGAAGCAGGGTCCATGATCACACTAGTACTACTTATAACTAAGAAATAACCTACATAATTTCCAAGGCAGGTTGAGGAGAGCTCGACACGTGGCAAGTCTTCCGGCGTGTCCCTGGGCTTGCATATATTTATTTTGCAAACAATTTACAACATTAGTACTACTATCATGCAGTTTTCAATATGTTTTCCGTATCATTCTATTAAAATCCCTTCATAAAGTAAAATTTCTAGTTAGCATGGACCCTCTGTAGCGACTGATGAGTGATGAATGATGATGacttcacatatatatatatatatatatatacatataggtCAATTATCGGAGGGGGGGAGAGGGAGGGAGACCCTCCCCCCTTGTGGCCGTATGGCTCTGCAAGCAAAACAGGTTGCCGGTGTCTCCATCCATGGCTGCTTTTAGGTCGACATTGCCTTTAATTTGGATTGcctttatatatatgtattatgtgtatatatatgtctTAGACATTGACATGAGCtattgtaatctatattttaCTTACTGCAAATTTCTTTTGATATAAACAAATTTGGTGTGTGAATTAATATGGTGATAGCGATGGAAGGGGAACATATGAGGAGGAGAATCTCTCTGTTCATGGAAATGCCAAACACATACATAGATGGACACACATTTAAtttgatacatatatatatatatatatatattaattaataaatattaacaCCACAGCTGTAATTTCCAGCCTGAGTCCCAGCAGCTGCTGCTTCATGCCTTAGCTTCATATACTTACTAATTAGTCGGTGGTTTTCCACAGGGTCTCTCTATAAGAAGCCCACACCCTGATCGAGTtcttacctctctctctctctctctctctctctctctctctataacccAGTAGGGGTAAACGTATGCTGATCAAAGAGGGTTTTGGAATTTGCAGAATCCATGAAGGCATCAGGCATGTATGCAGGTAAATGttaatcataattaattaattctaAAGCAATATCTATTCTCTTGGTTAATTTTTTTCATTGCTGCAGTGATTAGTTATCTAACAAAGATCAACTTTCAtgcatattatattatatatatatatatatatatatatgcattttcatcgatatttttattttatttatttattttttatttttttgcagtgTAAATTGATGAAGGCAGGGATAGAATGAAGATCAACTGTTGATGAAGAGAGAAATTAATGTTGACAGAAGAGAGTGAGCACAAACCAGCATCAGCAAAAGAGTCTTTGCCTTTGTTGAGAGTGTGCTCTCTCTTCGTCTGTCATCATCCCTTCCTCACCCCTGTAAATCATCTCTCTTCTCCTAAACATGACTAAATGAATGGTCATGATCCACGTAAGATTTCTCAATTCAACTTCGCTTAATTTCTGCTGATCCCTTCTTTTATCAGCACCCACTTTCTAATCAAATGGTTTCTAGTCAGCATTAACCCTGCAAAGGCTGAAATATGTACAAACCCAATATTAGTCACGTATGATACTCCTTTTTTCAAAACAGAAGAAATTGAATATTTTGAAGGAGAAGACAGACATTAACTCTACATGAAAGCCGTAGGTGTGTCGTGTTTGGACATCAATTTtgtcaaatttaaaaatattaaaaaaggcAAAGCAACCAATTGGCTAGGCAGGAGAAAGTAATAGTAAAATATATAAAAGGatttcaaatattcaaaacatacTTGTTTATGGTACTTGGGATGCTTTCGCTTGAGAAGCTACAATGTAAAGACTATTAGGGTCTCGTCTATTGGCACATTTCTGCCATTCATGTGGTGGGTTCTATGCTCCTACAATGATCGATCTAACGTAGGTGTTTGGCAGATGCTCGAGAATTTAACTAGTCTCCATCGATCTAATTGATTTATGTAGCAGTTGATATGTATTTACTCTTATTCTACCAAGCATTTAAATGAGTCTACTTGTATTCTTCTAAGCAATTGTTTCAGCATGTAATTTTAGGATTTTCAAGAGAAGTTGTGATAAACCACAGAAAGGGAAGGCTACATGTTTCATACATAGGAATATAATGGAATCAAATGGAATGGATTCAAATTTATCAATTAATTTTTGGGTATGATTTATTTAATCTTTCATTCCATTAATTTCACGCTTACCTCATTTCGTTTAACGAACCAAACATGAAGAAAAAGAGTATTTGTTAATGTGAAAAAGGTTAAGTCTTGCACTGTCCGTTCAAATAATTGCGATTGAATTACTGTGTCAATGAAGTTTGTCAATATAAAGCGTTAAATCTATCCTTGGTTATgccgattttttatttttttttactaaaagagggtgacgcctccatttatttattgatatgcccttacttttggcggaagaataccatggttacaagacaagtattgggagattacatataaaaaaattaaaggcctcccaaaaacaacaccaacagccaaccaaaataggactacaaattcaaacaaagttaaataagaaacaaatctaaacaagcctataaaaaacaaaaataataaaataaaataaaatcaaaaaatctaaacctatcaaacaaaaatcgagaggttgaactaatgacaaaaggaagtgagacccaacctatctaTTCAAAGGATACCTTTCAAAGAACATGTTTTTCATAGATGACATTGTTTTCCATTTATCCTTGGTTACGCCGATTCtctgccctaaaccctaaacaatccTATATTGAACTTTAATTGTTTCCGCGTACATTTTGGGTCTCCTAAAAATGAAGCCTTTATAAAGTTATTTTCACTATTCCCATTAAATGGCATCATCTTTAGCACTGCATCAAAAAATTTGACAACGTTTTGAGATAATCCCAAAACAATATCGTTTTCATGCTCACTGGAAAGGGGCACTTCACCATGCATGACAACATTTGctttctttcattttcaaaaaGGACACTATTTGACTGCAATAAATGGTCTTACCATTTTCATGTTTCCTTTTGGACTGTAAGCAAACCTTTGAAATGAGTTATCCTGTATGTTGTGGCAAGtaactttattttttttgtcaATATTCCATCAAAGTTACTGTTCTATTTTTTGAGGATGGATGTTGCAGAGCACACAGACTCCTGGTAGGGTTGGCCTCTAACTTTAAAAGGTATGCATAAAGAAGGTAATATCTAATTTAATACCTGACCTAGATATTGAACTCAAGTGCCTGGTGATCACATGTCGAAGGTAATTTTCTTCATCTAATGGTCATTCGAAGACGGATGAGATATCATGAATTCAGCTGTTTCTGATACCAAAGGGGTTCTACAAGCAACAAAGCCAACCCAAAGAGCTGTAATATTTTAGATTTGCAACTAAGTAATCTTCATTTAGTTGTTTCAAACagttattcttcttcttcttcttcctcttcctctctctctgaATTTCTCAATGCATATCATCAGGGGGAAAAGCATAAATTTAAACTGTCATTCTCGGGTTCTGCTTTGTTTTTGTGTGGAAACAAGTTTCAAGCCTGTAAACCTGTTGTGATCTTCCATTGTAAGTAATGGTGCCGTCAGAAAAGAAAACATTCTGCTTTTGTGCATAAAAGAAGACAAATTTTGAAGGTTGAGAACgcatcttatgtaaaaaaaaaatacagcacACAACAAGAGAGTTCAAATGGAACCGCTCTGAACTCAGGCTAATGAATGAGATAGGCATTGATAGCAGAATCATGGAATAGCAACActaaaatacaaataaaagaatattaaagaATTTCAAGCATCAATTTACATACAGTAATTTGAGATCTTACTTCATTCTACTTTGATTTCATACATTGGACCAGGCGTCTTGCACTCTTCGCCATCCGACATGATGTCTTCCAGACTCAAAGGCAACCTGGAAGAGAAGGAGAGACTTGGCTTCATCTTTGGCACAAGCACAGACTCTGCCTCGTCATTAAGGATCTGAAAGACTCTCCTCATGGAAGGCCTCTCCATGCAATCTGGATTTGCACAGCTCAAACCCACAAGCAACAGCTTCCTCATTTCTTCCTCCTTGAACTCCCCACTCAACCTTTTATCTGCTGCTTCAATAATCTTTCCCTCAGAATGCAATTTCCAGACCCAATCCACCAAATTGATCATTTTCTGAGTACCTATTTCTTTCTCAATtggcctcttcccacaagtcacTTCAAGTATGACCACACCGTAGCTGAAAACATCAGTCTTCTCAGTTGCTTTCCCATACTGAAGATATTCTGGGGCAAGGTACCCCATTGTTCCCGCAGTTAGAGTCGAAACAGGGCTCTTGTCATGATCCATGAGCCTCGCCAATCCAAAATCCCCAAGCCTTGCGTTGAAGTTTCCATCCAGCATTATATTACTGGTCTTTATGTCCCTGTGAATAACCTGTTGCTCACATTCTTGATGTAGGTAGGTAAGAACAGAGGCCAGCCCAATTGCAATATTGTACCTATGAGACCATTTTAACGGTGTACGTTGTCCCGATTCTTGGTACAACAGCTTATCGAGGCTTGCATTGGCCATAAATTCATAAACAAGCAGCAATTCGCCCTTCTCGGCACACCAACCTTGGAGCTGCACCAAATTCTTGTGCCTCAAACAAGCTATTATGGACAATTCAGCAAGGAACTCGGTTTTACCTTCATGAGTATGCTTCGATCTTTTAACAGCAGAAATCGTTCCCGATGAAAGAAAAAAGGCCTTATAAACTGTCCCAAATGCCCCGTGGCCTATTATCCTGCTGGAATGAAACCCTCTCGTGGCCGACTTCAGCTCCTTGTAAGTAAACTCCCTTGGGCCTGCCATAAGCTCTGCCTTGAAGCTCTTCTCTGTTTTAATACCCTTCCACTTCCTCACAGACGCATAACCAAACGCCACAAGCGCAACACAGAAGAAGGCCGGACCAGCAATGCCGAGCCCCAAACCGAGCCTCTTTCGATGTTTCTTTGCTGAATCTGAGACAGTAATTGGCGAATTCACAGTCACCGAGCTATCAGACACGTTGTGGGAATGCAGGCGCGACCTCAACCCAAAAGTCCGAAAGGTCCAATTCTCAATCACATGAAGCTCGGTGCTTCCCTCCGTAGACGCAGAGAAACCCACATACATAGGCCCGTTTAGATGCTCATAGAGATCGATATCCACACTCAAGCTCGGCTTTTGGGGCTTCAAACTCGAGTAACTCAAGAAAACTTTCAAATTATCCTCCTCGTTCTTGTACTCAATCCAAGCCGTAATCAAATTCCCGCTCTTTAGATCGATTCCCTGAGAGATAGGGTCCGCAGTTCTGATCGAATTAAGGCTGTTAATGTCCAAACCCACATGGTTCTCGTTGGGATCGCTGAAGTGAGAATCGAGTCGAGTATCGAATTCTACAGCTACGAACTTGTACTCCGTCAACTGGGAAGAATTGACAAGACCCAAATAACCTCCCGTGCTTCCAAGAGTCTCATTGTTCGGCGATATAAAGAAAGTCAAACCATCCCCAAACGAGTTCGGATTAATATTGGTCATGGAGAAAGAGAAACTAGTGTAGAAAGAAGCTGTGGCGTTCGATTCCGGATCGGAAAAGGGAATTGGGCGGTTGTAGATGACGGTGCCGGCGCTCGAGGCCGGAACCCCGAGTTCTCGGGTGAGCCCAATGACGCCGTCTCGGAGATACGAGTCTCCGAGCAGAGTGAGGTTCCGGAGGGTGAAAGAAGGGAAATTGAAACTCACATTGCCGGCTAAAACCAGAGGAGGGTCGAAGAACACAAACAGGAAGCAGAAAAACAGGAAAACAAGTAGTTTTCTTGGATTCCTGTTCGTGTGGATTTCATAAAAATGGATCAACATCGCCAAAGTGGCTTTCGACAGGGAGATGATGAACAAGAAGGGTTCAAGAAAAACGATGGTGGGGTTTGAGAAGATGGGGACAAACAGTTCTTGGATTGGGAAGTGGAGTTTAAACGGTTAGGAAATGGGCGCGTGGGGTTGGGTTTTGTAAAAGAGTGGGTGGGTGAGTGGATGAGAATGAGAGGAAGCTAGGGTTTATAACGGTTATGAAGCATGAACCGTGTTCCCACTTCCCACCTCTATTATTTTTTCCCCCACGTCGGAGGCTTAAATATTAAATGACAGTGATAAAGTGAAGTGAGTTCATATGATTGGTCATGATGGGGACAATCAGAGCCGTCCATTTTGAATACCATCATATAATCTGTGGGTCCTACTGTTTTTGCGgactttaattttaatttaaaattattatgctataactatataaaatataaaacaattaatgGTCTCACCGAACATTTAGTTAGTAGTAAACTGcagatatttgatttttattttttatttttaaatttattatttagttttaaTTGTATAAGAATGAATGAACATGTTGACCACTTGGTCAAGTAATGAACAtgttaatatttaatataaagtaTATAAATGATGACatgtatttaatatttattatatttatatattatttcttacgatatattaaattttatttgaattttttaactTCAAACTGACAAATATGaagtaaattttaaaatagagatatacttgtcatcaataaaaattgctaacaatttatataaatatatttattccATGTTTGTGAGTTTGAAATTTATACTTTTGATTTTTATGTGAATTTGGATAAAAGTATAAGATAAAATTGTATGAAGTTTCCTTCAAATAACAtaaatttaaatcttaaatttaaaattcttgaTTTCATATGCAACTTTTAATAATagtccaaaaatatttaaaatcacATTTTAATAGTAttcaagaaataaattaatttaagtCACAAATATGCATGAGATAAATAATTTTACTTGCAATTC
It encodes the following:
- the LOC131162774 gene encoding probable L-type lectin-domain containing receptor kinase S.7, with the protein product MLIHFYEIHTNRNPRKLLVFLFFCFLFVFFDPPLVLAGNVSFNFPSFTLRNLTLLGDSYLRDGVIGLTRELGVPASSAGTVIYNRPIPFSDPESNATASFYTSFSFSMTNINPNSFGDGLTFFISPNNETLGSTGGYLGLVNSSQLTEYKFVAVEFDTRLDSHFSDPNENHVGLDINSLNSIRTADPISQGIDLKSGNLITAWIEYKNEEDNLKVFLSYSSLKPQKPSLSVDIDLYEHLNGPMYVGFSASTEGSTELHVIENWTFRTFGLRSRLHSHNVSDSSVTVNSPITVSDSAKKHRKRLGLGLGIAGPAFFCVALVAFGYASVRKWKGIKTEKSFKAELMAGPREFTYKELKSATRGFHSSRIIGHGAFGTVYKAFFLSSGTISAVKRSKHTHEGKTEFLAELSIIACLRHKNLVQLQGWCAEKGELLLVYEFMANASLDKLLYQESGQRTPLKWSHRYNIAIGLASVLTYLHQECEQQVIHRDIKTSNIMLDGNFNARLGDFGLARLMDHDKSPVSTLTAGTMGYLAPEYLQYGKATEKTDVFSYGVVILEVTCGKRPIEKEIGTQKMINLVDWVWKLHSEGKIIEAADKRLSGEFKEEEMRKLLLVGLSCANPDCMERPSMRRVFQILNDEAESVLVPKMKPSLSFSSRLPLSLEDIMSDGEECKTPGPMYEIKVE
- the LOC131162801 gene encoding early nodulin-like protein 6 — translated: MQILSDQIRQTMASALPFFFFPLLFMIISVASLSVSSYQFQVGGHRGWIEPTINESDIYNEWATKNRFHVGDSIYFKYQEDSVLEVSKGDYESCITTNPISKFEDGNTTFRFDRYGFFYFISGEPGHCQSGQKLIVRVMVQSEVHAPESAASPDAEGASSSTGSEGGHGWMSDNWGPPSMNLNSTTKLSLASYFMTALGGVLVILYLFM